A portion of the Micromonospora vinacea genome contains these proteins:
- a CDS encoding polyamine ABC transporter substrate-binding protein, whose amino-acid sequence MRTPLRPLSRRGLLTGTLGSAALLSMGGSLAGCGTKGAQQTEAGCVSEDLSGTEKKLAFANWPQYMDVDDTDESKRPSLDEFITKTGIQVTYTEDINDNNEFFGKVQNQLAACQSTDRDIIVLTDWMAARMIRLGWIQKLDPAKIPNVQANLLPSLLNRPFDAENRISIPWQSGLAGLAYNGNVTKELRTVDELLTRPDLKGKVTALSEMRDTMGLLLGSNGHDPANFTAAQFDDALNKLKKAVDSGQIRKFTGNDYAPDLAKGDIAACIGWSGDVIQLSGEDEKVRFVAPDSGVMLYSDNMMVPNKATHKGNAEALINYYYEPAVAAKLAAYVNYICPVKGAQAEMEKIDPELAANPLIFPDEALLSKSKVFMALDEKQEKEYEGKFQQVIGA is encoded by the coding sequence ATGCGTACTCCCCTCCGGCCCCTCTCCCGGCGTGGACTGCTCACCGGCACTCTCGGTTCGGCTGCCCTGCTCAGCATGGGCGGCAGCCTCGCGGGCTGCGGCACCAAGGGCGCGCAGCAGACCGAAGCCGGCTGCGTCAGCGAGGACCTCTCCGGCACCGAGAAGAAACTCGCCTTCGCCAACTGGCCGCAGTACATGGACGTGGACGACACTGACGAGTCCAAGCGGCCGAGCCTCGACGAGTTCATCACGAAGACCGGCATTCAGGTGACCTACACCGAGGACATCAACGACAACAACGAGTTCTTCGGCAAGGTGCAGAACCAGCTCGCCGCCTGTCAGAGCACCGACCGGGACATCATCGTGCTGACCGACTGGATGGCGGCCCGGATGATCCGGCTCGGTTGGATCCAGAAGCTGGACCCGGCGAAGATCCCGAACGTGCAGGCCAACCTGCTTCCGTCGCTGCTCAACCGCCCCTTCGACGCCGAGAACCGGATCTCCATTCCGTGGCAGTCCGGCCTCGCCGGCCTTGCGTACAACGGCAACGTCACAAAGGAGCTGCGGACTGTCGACGAACTGCTCACCCGCCCCGACCTCAAGGGCAAGGTGACAGCGCTCAGCGAGATGCGCGACACCATGGGTCTGCTGCTCGGGTCGAACGGGCACGACCCGGCGAACTTCACCGCCGCCCAGTTCGACGACGCCCTCAACAAGCTCAAGAAGGCCGTCGACTCCGGGCAGATCCGCAAGTTCACCGGCAACGACTACGCGCCCGACCTGGCCAAGGGTGACATTGCCGCGTGCATCGGCTGGTCCGGCGACGTCATCCAACTGTCCGGTGAGGACGAGAAGGTGCGGTTCGTCGCGCCGGACTCCGGCGTGATGCTCTACAGCGACAACATGATGGTCCCCAACAAGGCCACCCACAAGGGCAACGCCGAAGCGCTGATCAACTACTACTACGAGCCGGCGGTCGCGGCGAAGCTCGCCGCGTACGTCAACTACATCTGCCCGGTCAAGGGCGCCCAGGCCGAGATGGAGAAGATCGACCCCGAGCTGGCCGCCAACCCGCTGATCTTCCCCGACGAGGCGCTGCTGTCCAAGTCCAAGGTGTTCATGGCCCTGGACGAGAAGCAGGAGAAGGAGTACGAGGGCAAGTTCCAACAGGTCATCGGGGCGTGA
- a CDS encoding DUF559 domain-containing protein, with protein sequence MRELTVGRIRTRLDREELHRVRRGVYANKPCDDDDELRALMLRLPDGAMLARQSAARRYGFGVLRDDLIHIQLPAEVPKPRLPGVVVHRTVLPARPVFVRGLPCVPAARCAVDLARAVRRLDALPVLDAALRSGLITQDELMAEVAAHNALRGVRQARQLIPLADGRAECRQESQLRLILIDGGLPPPEPQLWVADRNGIPLYRLDLGYRERRIGIEYDGLSHLDRDRLRYDRERVSWLDAAGWRMRYFTDLDLYRRPQHIKATIRAALS encoded by the coding sequence ATGCGGGAGCTCACCGTTGGACGGATCCGTACCCGGCTCGATCGCGAGGAATTGCACCGCGTACGCAGAGGGGTCTATGCGAACAAGCCCTGCGACGACGATGACGAACTGCGTGCCCTGATGCTCCGGCTACCCGATGGTGCGATGTTGGCGAGGCAGAGTGCCGCTCGCCGATACGGCTTCGGGGTGCTGCGCGACGATCTGATCCACATCCAGTTGCCCGCCGAGGTGCCAAAGCCCCGTCTGCCCGGGGTGGTCGTTCACCGGACGGTTCTACCCGCTCGGCCGGTCTTCGTCAGAGGTCTGCCCTGCGTACCGGCGGCGCGCTGTGCAGTCGACCTTGCTCGCGCCGTTCGGCGGCTCGACGCACTCCCGGTGCTCGACGCTGCGCTCCGGTCGGGCTTGATCACCCAGGATGAGCTGATGGCCGAGGTCGCGGCCCACAACGCATTGCGTGGTGTCCGGCAGGCCCGGCAACTCATACCGCTGGCGGACGGTAGGGCGGAGTGCCGACAGGAAAGCCAGTTGCGACTGATCCTGATCGACGGCGGGCTGCCCCCACCGGAGCCACAACTATGGGTGGCCGACCGCAATGGCATCCCTCTGTACCGGCTCGATCTGGGCTACCGCGAACGCCGAATCGGCATCGAGTACGACGGGCTGTCGCACCTGGACCGTGACCGGCTCAGGTACGACCGGGAGCGGGTCAGCTGGCTGGACGCAGCCGGTTGGCGAATGCGCTATTTCACCGACCTTGACCTTTATCGCCGCCCCCAACACATCAAAGCCACCATCCGCGCAGCCCTCTCGTAG
- a CDS encoding ABC transporter permease: MTLLAPTGAGHPPPAPPAARSGRRRLLPYLLLLPGAAWLLIFFGVPLLQLAAASLYDPSGSLSTGYAMTWAVGNYPDVVQAYWPQFLRSFGYAGLALVLALLLGYPLAYAIAQKAGRWKNLLLVCVVAPMFTSFLVRTLAWKTILSDNGALVGLLRDVHLLAPDGRLLATPFAVVLGLTYNFLPFLVLPLYASLERLDHRLLEAATDLYASPVQAFRRVTLPLSMPGLVAGTLLFFIPASGDYINAELLGTPNEYMIGNVIDSAFLVRLDYPQGAALSFLLMAAILAVVFGYLRRAGTEEVL; this comes from the coding sequence GTGACCCTCCTGGCTCCCACCGGAGCGGGGCACCCGCCACCCGCGCCACCGGCAGCCCGGTCCGGGCGGCGCCGACTCCTGCCGTACCTGCTGTTGTTGCCCGGCGCGGCCTGGCTGCTCATCTTCTTCGGCGTGCCGCTGCTGCAGTTGGCGGCGGCCAGCCTGTACGACCCCAGCGGCTCGCTCTCCACCGGGTACGCGATGACCTGGGCGGTCGGCAACTACCCGGACGTGGTGCAGGCGTACTGGCCGCAGTTCCTGCGCTCGTTCGGCTACGCCGGGTTGGCCCTGGTGCTGGCGCTGCTGCTGGGCTACCCGCTGGCGTACGCGATCGCGCAGAAGGCCGGCCGTTGGAAGAACCTGCTGCTGGTGTGCGTCGTCGCGCCGATGTTCACCAGCTTCCTGGTCCGGACGCTGGCCTGGAAGACGATCCTGTCGGACAACGGCGCTCTCGTCGGGCTGCTGCGCGACGTGCACCTGCTCGCCCCGGACGGTCGGCTGCTGGCCACCCCGTTCGCTGTGGTCCTCGGCCTGACGTACAACTTCCTGCCGTTCCTGGTGCTGCCGCTGTACGCCAGCCTGGAGCGGCTGGACCACCGGTTGCTGGAGGCGGCCACCGACCTGTACGCGAGCCCCGTGCAGGCGTTCCGTCGGGTGACACTTCCGCTCTCCATGCCCGGTCTGGTCGCCGGCACGCTGCTGTTCTTCATCCCGGCCAGCGGCGACTACATCAACGCCGAACTGCTCGGCACCCCGAACGAATACATGATCGGCAACGTCATCGACTCGGCGTTCCTGGTCCGACTGGACTACCCGCAGGGCGCCGCGCTGTCGTTCCTACTGATGGCGGCGATCCTCGCGGTGGTCTTCGGCTACCTCCGTCGAGCCGGCACGGAGGAGGTCCTCTAA
- a CDS encoding threonine ammonia-lyase → MTRTVGQVRADVEEASRWLAGRVVRTPVLRSPVIDELAGARVLLKAENLQDGGSYKMRGALRAVGRLAAAGHTGVIAQSTGNHAVAVALAARKNGLAATVVLPVDAAPTKVDRARAAGARVVFAGTGVEERVAVANGLSDESGHPVIDAYDHPDVVAGQGTASLELIEDAERAGTPLDTLVVPVGGGGGVAGACLAAAGSAIEVYGVEPVGCDSLARSLAAGERVPVAPAPTIADGLRPSCVGELPFAIVRDTLRGVVRVDDEEIAAAFRLILTELKVLAEPSGAAGLAGALRLPPARDRQRTVGVVLTGGNVEAALVAQLMTPRSADLTGEGVAA, encoded by the coding sequence ATGACACGCACCGTTGGCCAGGTCCGGGCCGATGTCGAGGAGGCCAGCCGCTGGCTCGCCGGCCGGGTGGTCCGCACACCCGTGCTGCGGTCCCCGGTGATCGACGAACTCGCCGGGGCGCGGGTCCTGCTCAAGGCGGAGAACCTGCAGGACGGCGGCTCGTACAAGATGCGGGGCGCGCTGCGCGCGGTCGGCCGCCTCGCCGCGGCCGGCCACACCGGGGTGATCGCGCAGAGCACCGGCAACCACGCGGTGGCGGTGGCGTTGGCGGCCCGGAAGAACGGGCTTGCGGCGACAGTGGTGCTGCCGGTCGACGCGGCACCGACGAAGGTCGACCGGGCGCGCGCGGCGGGGGCGCGGGTGGTCTTCGCCGGCACCGGCGTCGAGGAGCGGGTGGCGGTGGCCAACGGGCTCAGCGACGAGAGCGGTCACCCCGTCATCGACGCGTACGACCACCCGGACGTCGTCGCCGGGCAGGGCACCGCGAGCCTGGAACTGATCGAGGACGCCGAGCGCGCGGGCACGCCGTTGGACACGCTGGTCGTACCGGTGGGTGGTGGTGGCGGGGTGGCCGGCGCGTGCCTGGCCGCCGCCGGCTCCGCCATCGAGGTGTACGGCGTGGAGCCGGTGGGTTGCGACTCGCTCGCCCGCAGCCTGGCGGCCGGTGAACGCGTGCCGGTCGCGCCGGCGCCCACCATCGCGGACGGGCTGCGGCCGTCGTGCGTGGGTGAGCTGCCGTTCGCCATCGTGCGGGACACGCTGCGCGGGGTCGTCCGGGTCGACGACGAGGAGATCGCGGCGGCGTTCCGGCTGATCCTGACGGAGCTCAAGGTGCTCGCCGAACCGTCCGGGGCGGCCGGCCTGGCCGGCGCCCTCCGGCTTCCGCCGGCACGTGACCGGCAGCGGACGGTCGGCGTGGTGCTGACCGGCGGAAACGTGGAAGCGGCGCTGGTGGCCCAGTTGATGACCCCGCGATCCGCCGACCTCACCGGGGAAGGGGTGGCGGCGTGA
- a CDS encoding response regulator transcription factor: protein MRVLVADDERLLADTVAEGLRRLSMAVDVCYDGDGALERVGVNRYDVAVLDRDMPGHTGDEVCRSIADSQVGTRVLLLTAAAGIRDRVEGLGLGADDYLTKPFAFAELVARVQALGRRSTPALPPVLAQDGLALDVGRHLATRDGRPLALSPKEFAVLHVLLRAEGQVVSAEELLEQAWDEFADPFTNAVRVTVMTLRKKLGDPAIIHTVPKAGYRIGGTA, encoded by the coding sequence GTGCGGGTGCTGGTGGCGGACGACGAGCGGTTGTTGGCGGACACGGTGGCCGAAGGGTTGCGCCGCCTGTCGATGGCCGTCGACGTCTGCTACGACGGTGACGGTGCGCTGGAGCGGGTCGGGGTGAACCGGTACGACGTCGCGGTGCTGGACCGGGACATGCCCGGGCACACCGGCGACGAGGTGTGCCGCAGCATCGCCGACTCCCAGGTCGGCACCCGGGTTCTGCTGCTCACCGCGGCGGCCGGCATCCGGGACCGGGTGGAGGGCCTCGGCCTCGGCGCGGACGACTACCTGACCAAGCCGTTCGCGTTCGCCGAGTTGGTGGCCCGGGTGCAGGCCCTCGGGCGACGGTCGACGCCGGCGCTGCCACCGGTGCTCGCCCAGGACGGCTTGGCGCTGGACGTGGGCCGGCACCTGGCCACCCGGGACGGCCGCCCGCTCGCGTTGAGCCCGAAGGAGTTCGCGGTGCTGCACGTGCTGCTGCGCGCGGAGGGCCAGGTGGTCAGCGCCGAGGAGCTGCTGGAACAGGCCTGGGACGAGTTCGCTGACCCGTTCACCAACGCCGTACGGGTCACGGTGATGACCCTGCGCAAGAAGCTCGGCGATCCCGCGATCATCCACACCGTTCCGAAGGCCGGCTACCGCATCGGCGGCACGGCGTGA
- a CDS encoding sensor histidine kinase, with protein MSWTPRRRVLLVGLLALLAGPVLPAMGKWVAGVAWTWGQQFCDLPMPGLSTVCRDVRPGAYLLPLAAVLLVTVAVLVGLWFAAVWCLRPVADLAGPIGHLGPQNLGHRIRPRGRDELARLSRAIDEMMERVSAGYEGQRRFAANASHELRTPLAVQRTLIEVGMARTLTGEQLELLTSQLLETNERNERLIEGLLALSESDQGLRSRIPQRLDAIVEAVLAGYVDRAREAGVTVETHLEPRVVVGERVLLERLVTNLVENGIKYNRPGGSLTVVVSGVPALSVVNTGQPVPAEAVAGLFEPFRRLARDRTSQGGGAGLGLAIARSITQAHDGIIAARPAEYGGLRVDVQLPTLT; from the coding sequence GTGAGCTGGACGCCCCGACGTCGGGTGCTGCTGGTGGGTCTGCTGGCGCTGCTGGCCGGGCCGGTGCTGCCGGCGATGGGCAAGTGGGTGGCCGGGGTGGCCTGGACCTGGGGGCAGCAGTTCTGCGACCTGCCCATGCCCGGGTTGTCGACGGTATGCCGCGACGTGCGACCGGGGGCGTACCTGCTGCCCTTGGCGGCCGTCCTGCTCGTGACAGTGGCCGTCCTGGTGGGGCTCTGGTTCGCCGCCGTGTGGTGCCTGCGCCCGGTCGCTGACCTGGCCGGGCCGATCGGGCACCTGGGCCCGCAGAACCTCGGCCACCGGATCCGGCCCCGGGGCCGCGACGAGCTGGCCCGGCTGTCCCGGGCGATCGACGAGATGATGGAACGCGTCTCCGCCGGGTACGAGGGGCAGCGGCGGTTCGCCGCGAACGCCTCGCACGAGCTGCGGACGCCCCTCGCGGTGCAGCGGACGCTCATCGAGGTCGGCATGGCCAGGACGCTCACCGGTGAGCAGTTGGAGTTGTTGACCAGTCAGCTGCTGGAGACCAACGAGCGCAACGAACGCCTGATCGAGGGCCTGCTCGCGCTCAGCGAGAGCGACCAGGGACTCCGTTCGCGGATACCGCAGCGGTTGGACGCGATCGTCGAGGCGGTGCTGGCCGGATACGTGGACCGGGCCCGGGAGGCCGGGGTCACAGTGGAGACCCATCTCGAACCCCGGGTCGTCGTCGGTGAGCGGGTGCTCCTGGAGCGCCTGGTCACCAACCTGGTGGAGAACGGGATCAAGTACAACCGGCCGGGCGGTTCGCTGACGGTCGTGGTCAGCGGCGTGCCCGCGCTGTCAGTGGTCAACACCGGCCAGCCCGTGCCGGCGGAGGCGGTGGCCGGTCTGTTCGAGCCGTTCCGCCGACTCGCCCGGGACCGGACATCGCAGGGCGGCGGGGCCGGCCTGGGCCTGGCCATCGCCCGCTCGATCACCCAGGCGCACGACGGCATCATCGCGGCCCGGCCCGCCGAGTACGGCGGCCTGCGGGTCGACGTCCAGCTACCCACTCTGACCTGA
- a CDS encoding ABC transporter permease → MRLSRWLADRWVMIVALLVLGYLALPILVVAALSFNRPSSRLSYDFNEFTLDNWRQPCATSDMCDAVVRSVQIGFIATVVATVLGTLMAFALVRHRFRGRSGINVLIFLPMATPELVMGTSLLALFVSAGVPQGFWTIVIAHVMFCVSFVVVTVKARLAGMDRRLEEAAMDLYASEWQTFRRITLPLVLPGIVAAALLAFSLSFDDFIITNFNAGTTVTFPMYVWGAAQRGIPPQVNVIGTAMFAVALLLVGLSSLRGRRARRANLLAGPS, encoded by the coding sequence ATGCGACTTTCGCGCTGGTTGGCGGACCGCTGGGTGATGATCGTGGCGCTGCTGGTGCTCGGCTACCTGGCGCTGCCGATCCTGGTGGTGGCCGCGTTGTCGTTCAACCGCCCGTCGAGCCGGCTGTCGTACGACTTCAACGAGTTCACGCTGGACAACTGGCGGCAGCCGTGTGCCACCTCGGACATGTGTGACGCCGTGGTCCGCAGCGTGCAGATCGGCTTCATCGCCACAGTGGTCGCCACAGTGCTCGGCACCCTGATGGCGTTCGCGCTGGTCCGGCACCGCTTCCGTGGGCGGTCCGGGATCAACGTGCTGATCTTCCTGCCGATGGCCACCCCCGAGCTGGTGATGGGCACGTCGTTGCTGGCCCTGTTCGTGTCGGCGGGCGTACCGCAGGGGTTCTGGACCATCGTGATCGCGCACGTGATGTTCTGCGTGTCGTTCGTGGTGGTCACAGTGAAGGCGCGGCTCGCCGGGATGGACCGGCGGCTGGAGGAGGCCGCCATGGACCTCTACGCCAGCGAGTGGCAGACCTTCCGGCGGATCACCCTGCCGCTGGTGCTGCCCGGCATCGTGGCCGCCGCGTTGCTGGCCTTCTCGCTGAGCTTCGACGACTTCATCATCACGAACTTCAACGCCGGCACCACAGTCACGTTCCCGATGTACGTCTGGGGCGCCGCCCAGCGTGGCATCCCCCCGCAGGTCAACGTGATCGGCACCGCGATGTTCGCTGTCGCGCTGCTGCTCGTGGGGCTCAGCTCGCTACGCGGTCGACGGGCCCGCCGTGCCAACCTGCTGGCCGGCCCGTCATGA
- a CDS encoding NAD(P)/FAD-dependent oxidoreductase has product MTLPHTGRALADAAPVPYWLDRPDRPDPLPPLAGRHSADLLVIGGGYSGLWTALLAKQADPDRDVLLVDAGTCGWAASGRNGGFCAASLTHGLANGVDRFPDEVGELERLGRENLDAIAATVAKFDIDCDFERTGELAVAVEPYQLDGLAADADLARRYGHRVRLLDRDEVRAEVHSPTYLGGMFDADWVAMVDPAKLAWGLRRACLDLGVRVHEHTRVTGLRADGPALHASTVGTDPAAVPADRADTRAAGLPGSVRARRVVLATNAFPPLLRRLRAYLVPVYDHVLMTEPLTPAQRDAIGWRNRQGLADTANQFHYYRITADGRILFGGYDAVYHYGNRVAPELEQRPATFTTLARHFFTTFPQLADVRFSHRWGGVIDTCTRFCPFFGTAYGGRLAYAAGYTGLGVGATRFGARVLLDLLDGGNTPLTGLDLVRRKPLPFPPEPVRAVGINLTRWSLARADAREGRRDLWLRTLDRFGLGFDS; this is encoded by the coding sequence ATGACGCTCCCGCATACCGGCCGGGCGCTGGCCGACGCGGCACCCGTGCCGTACTGGCTCGATCGCCCGGACCGCCCCGACCCGCTGCCGCCACTGGCTGGTCGGCACTCCGCCGACCTGCTGGTGATCGGCGGTGGTTACAGCGGGCTGTGGACCGCGTTGTTGGCGAAACAGGCGGACCCGGACCGGGACGTGCTGCTCGTCGACGCCGGGACCTGCGGTTGGGCCGCGTCCGGGCGCAACGGCGGGTTCTGCGCCGCCTCGCTGACCCACGGCCTCGCCAACGGCGTGGACCGGTTCCCCGACGAGGTCGGCGAGTTGGAACGCCTCGGCCGGGAGAACCTGGACGCCATCGCCGCCACAGTCGCCAAGTTCGACATCGACTGCGACTTCGAGCGCACCGGCGAGTTGGCCGTCGCCGTCGAGCCGTACCAGCTCGACGGGCTGGCCGCCGACGCGGACCTGGCCCGCCGGTACGGCCACCGCGTGCGCCTGCTCGACCGGGACGAGGTGCGCGCCGAGGTGCACTCGCCGACGTACCTGGGTGGGATGTTCGACGCCGACTGGGTGGCCATGGTCGACCCGGCGAAGCTGGCCTGGGGTCTGCGCCGCGCCTGCCTCGACCTCGGCGTACGGGTGCACGAGCACACAAGGGTCACCGGCCTGCGCGCCGACGGCCCGGCCCTGCACGCCAGCACAGTGGGCACCGACCCCGCCGCCGTGCCGGCCGACCGGGCCGACACCCGGGCCGCCGGTCTGCCCGGCTCGGTACGGGCACGGCGGGTCGTGCTGGCCACCAACGCGTTCCCGCCGCTGCTGCGCCGGCTACGGGCGTACCTGGTGCCCGTCTACGACCACGTGCTGATGACCGAACCGCTCACCCCGGCCCAGCGCGACGCCATCGGTTGGCGCAACCGACAGGGGCTCGCCGACACCGCCAACCAGTTCCACTACTACCGGATCACCGCCGACGGGCGGATCCTCTTCGGCGGCTACGACGCCGTCTACCACTACGGCAACCGGGTCGCGCCCGAGCTGGAACAACGACCGGCCACCTTCACCACCCTCGCCCGCCACTTCTTCACCACGTTCCCGCAGCTCGCCGACGTGCGGTTCAGCCACCGTTGGGGCGGGGTCATCGACACCTGCACCCGGTTCTGCCCGTTCTTCGGCACCGCCTACGGCGGCCGGCTGGCGTACGCGGCCGGGTACACCGGCCTCGGCGTCGGAGCCACCCGCTTCGGGGCCCGGGTGCTGCTCGACCTGCTCGACGGTGGGAACACCCCGCTGACCGGCCTCGATCTGGTTCGCCGCAAGCCACTGCCGTTCCCACCGGAACCCGTCCGCGCGGTCGGCATCAATCTCACCCGCTGGTCACTGGCCCGCGCCGACGCGCGCGAGGGCCGGCGCGACCTCTGGCTCCGTACTCTCGATCGTTTCGGTTTGGGGTTTGATTCCTGA
- a CDS encoding ABC transporter ATP-binding protein: MARETPAGDLRLANLTKRFGVFTAVDDLSLTIEQGSFFALLGASGCGKTTTLRMIAGLEEPTSGQVLLGDRDIARLRPYKRPVNTVFQSYALFPHLDIFENVAFGLRRRGIRSVDDEVTRMLSLVQLDGYGNRRPAQLSGGQQQRVALARALINRPQVLLLDEPLGALDLKLRRQMQIELKRIQTEVGITFVHVTHDQEEAMTMADTVAVMNAGRIEQLGAPADIYEFPATAFVANFLGQSNLLAGEATGVSGGDVAVTAHGTRLSVPAGRSRADHGPVHLGVRPEKLILVGSADQVPAGHQHVTGVVTDASYVGVSTQYLLRTSWGTELSVFAANSGTSTRVAVGSEAVAYWDPRHAFLLPRDAADSDRTSPVLDEPVGASS; the protein is encoded by the coding sequence ATGGCGCGCGAGACACCCGCCGGCGACCTGCGCCTGGCCAACCTCACCAAACGGTTCGGCGTCTTCACAGCTGTCGACGACCTGAGCCTGACCATCGAGCAGGGCTCGTTCTTCGCACTGCTCGGCGCGTCCGGCTGCGGCAAGACCACCACGTTGCGGATGATCGCCGGTCTGGAGGAGCCGACCAGCGGCCAGGTGCTGCTCGGTGACCGGGACATCGCCCGGCTGCGGCCGTACAAGCGGCCTGTCAACACCGTCTTCCAGAGCTACGCGCTCTTCCCGCACCTCGACATCTTCGAGAACGTCGCCTTCGGGCTGCGCCGACGCGGCATCCGCTCGGTCGACGACGAGGTCACCCGGATGCTGTCGCTCGTGCAACTCGACGGCTACGGCAACCGCCGCCCTGCCCAGCTCTCCGGCGGTCAGCAGCAGCGGGTCGCACTGGCCCGCGCCCTCATCAACCGACCGCAGGTGCTGCTGCTCGATGAGCCGCTGGGCGCCCTCGACCTCAAGCTGCGCCGACAGATGCAGATCGAGCTGAAGCGCATCCAGACCGAGGTCGGCATCACCTTCGTCCACGTCACCCACGACCAGGAGGAGGCCATGACCATGGCCGACACCGTCGCGGTGATGAACGCCGGCCGGATCGAACAGTTGGGTGCACCCGCCGACATCTACGAGTTTCCCGCCACCGCCTTCGTCGCGAACTTCCTCGGCCAGTCCAACCTGCTCGCCGGCGAGGCCACCGGCGTCAGCGGCGGCGACGTCGCGGTGACGGCGCACGGCACGCGCCTCTCGGTGCCCGCCGGCCGGTCACGGGCCGACCACGGCCCTGTCCACCTGGGGGTACGCCCCGAGAAGCTGATACTGGTCGGCTCCGCCGACCAGGTGCCCGCCGGGCATCAGCACGTCACCGGAGTGGTCACCGACGCCTCCTACGTGGGAGTCAGCACGCAGTACCTGCTGCGCACCAGCTGGGGCACCGAGTTGTCGGTCTTCGCCGCCAACAGCGGAACGTCGACGCGGGTGGCGGTCGGCAGCGAGGCCGTCGCGTACTGGGATCCACGGCACGCGTTCCTGCTGCCCCGTGACGCCGCCGACAGCGACCGGACGTCGCCGGTGCTCGACGAGCCGGTGGGTGCGTCGTCGTGA
- a CDS encoding saccharopine dehydrogenase C-terminal domain-containing protein: protein MRVLLVGAGGVGSAAVAIAARRTFFETIVVADHDPVRAQRAVAGHGDRFVAAQVDASSADAVTALCREHRITHVLNAVDPRFVMPIFDGAFAAGADYLDMAMSLSHAETGVKLGDEQFAVADTWSAAGRLALCGIGVEPGLSDVFARYAADELFSEIDEIGVRDGANLTVDGYDFAPSFSIWTTIEECLNPPVVWERDRGWFTTEPFSEPEVFHFPEGIGPVECVNVEHEEVLLIPRWVKARRVTFKYGLGDEFIDVLKTLHKLGLDAVSPVRVRGVDVSPRDVVAASLPDPATLGARMRGKTCAGTWVRGLGPDGQPREVYLYHVVDNEWSMREYGHQAVVWQTAVNPVVALELLATGAWAGVGVLGPEALPPMPFLDLLTGYGSPWGMEER, encoded by the coding sequence ATGCGTGTCCTCCTCGTCGGCGCCGGTGGCGTCGGCTCCGCCGCCGTAGCCATCGCCGCCCGACGGACCTTCTTCGAGACCATCGTGGTCGCCGACCACGACCCCGTTCGCGCACAGCGCGCGGTCGCCGGGCACGGTGACCGGTTCGTCGCCGCCCAGGTGGACGCCTCCTCGGCCGATGCGGTCACCGCGCTGTGCCGGGAGCACCGGATCACGCACGTGCTGAACGCCGTCGACCCGCGGTTCGTCATGCCGATCTTCGACGGCGCGTTCGCGGCCGGCGCCGACTACCTGGACATGGCGATGTCCCTGTCGCACGCCGAAACCGGGGTGAAGCTCGGCGACGAACAGTTCGCGGTGGCCGACACCTGGTCGGCGGCCGGTCGGCTGGCGCTGTGCGGCATCGGCGTCGAGCCCGGCCTGTCGGACGTGTTCGCCCGGTACGCCGCCGACGAACTCTTCTCCGAGATCGACGAGATCGGCGTCCGGGACGGGGCGAACCTCACAGTCGACGGGTACGACTTCGCCCCCTCGTTCTCCATCTGGACCACCATCGAGGAGTGCCTCAACCCACCGGTCGTCTGGGAGAGGGACCGGGGCTGGTTCACCACCGAACCGTTCTCCGAGCCGGAGGTCTTCCACTTCCCCGAGGGAATCGGGCCGGTCGAGTGCGTCAACGTCGAACACGAGGAGGTGCTGCTCATCCCGCGCTGGGTCAAGGCCCGGCGGGTCACCTTCAAGTACGGCCTCGGCGACGAGTTCATCGACGTGCTCAAGACGCTGCACAAGCTCGGCCTGGACGCGGTCTCCCCGGTGCGGGTCCGCGGCGTCGACGTCTCCCCGCGTGACGTGGTGGCCGCGAGCCTGCCCGACCCGGCCACGCTCGGCGCCCGGATGCGCGGCAAGACCTGCGCCGGCACCTGGGTACGCGGCCTCGGCCCGGACGGGCAACCCCGGGAGGTCTACCTGTACCACGTGGTCGACAACGAGTGGTCGATGCGGGAGTACGGGCACCAGGCGGTGGTCTGGCAGACCGCCGTCAACCCGGTCGTCGCGTTGGAGTTGCTCGCCACCGGCGCGTGGGCCGGTGTCGGGGTGCTCGGGCCGGAGGCGCTACCCCCGATGCCCTTCCTCGACCTGCTCACCGGCTACGGCTCGCCCTGGGGCATGGAGGAGCGGTGA